One window from the genome of Negativicutes bacterium encodes:
- a CDS encoding YwbE family protein, with protein MNNKQRANIKIGQRVNIVLKADQRTGKLTEGIVAKLLTKSSVHPHGIKVMLEDGQVGRVQEIL; from the coding sequence ATGAATAATAAACAACGTGCTAATATAAAAATTGGACAAAGGGTTAATATTGTGTTAAAGGCAGATCAGCGAACCGGGAAATTAACAGAAGGAATAGTCGCGAAATTATTGACTAAAAGTAGTGTTCATCCTCATGGAATAAAAGTAATGTTGGAAGATGGACAAGTTGGTAGAGTCCAAGAAATTTTATAA